From one Anabas testudineus chromosome 21, fAnaTes1.2, whole genome shotgun sequence genomic stretch:
- the tent5c gene encoding terminal nucleotidyltransferase 5C — MDNEESKSVLTWEQVSRLDEVLTEAVPVHGRGNFPTLEVRLKDIVARVRSRLESSGIKVKDVRLNGSTASHVLVQDIGWSYKDLDVIFRVDLPHEAEFRLIKDVVLGTLLDFLPEGVNKEKITSMTLKEAYVQKLVKVNTEQDRWSLISLSNNNGRNVELKFVDSIRRQFEFSVDSFQILLDSMLSFYELAQTPMSQTFHPTVCGESMYGDFSMALSHLRNKLIATKRPEEIRGGGLLKYCNLLVRDFRPASEEEFKGLERYMCSRFFIDFPDIGEQQRKVEAYLQSHFIGEEKSKYDYLMILRRVVNESTVCLMGHERRQTLHLISLMAFRVLAEQNAIPDASCVTCYYQPAPYVRDHNFSNYYVANQNIPTWLPCN; from the coding sequence ATGGATAACGAGGAATCAAAGAGTGTCCTGACCTGGGAACAAGTGAGCCGGCTTGATGAAGTCCTGACAGAGGCTGTGCCTGTTCATGGACGGGGGAACTTTCCTACCTTAGAGGTGCGACTGAAAGACATTGTGGCACGGGTACGCTCCCGCTTGGAGTCAAGTGGCATCAAAGTAAAGGACGTGCGGCTCAATGGCTCCACAGCCAGCCATGTGCTGGTTCAGGATATCGGCTGGAGCTACAAGGATCTGGACGTCATCTTCAGGGTGGACCTGCCACATGAGGCAGAGTTCAGGCTCATTAAGGATGTGGTGCTCGGTACCCTGCTGGACTTTCTACCAGAGGGTGTGAACAAAGAGAAAATTACATCCATGACTCTCAAAGAGGCTTACGTCCAGAAGCTGGTCAAGGTCAACACAGAGCAGGACCGCTGGAGCCTCATCTCCCTCTCCAACAACAATGGCCGCAATGTGGAGCTGAAGTTTGTGGACTCGATACGTCGGCAGTTTGAGTTCAGTGTGGACTCCTTTCAGATTTTACTGGACTCCATGCTTTCCTTCTACGAGCTGGCACAGACGCCCATGTCACAGACCTTTCACCCGACCGTGTGCGGTGAGAGCATGTACGGAGACTTCAGTATGGCCCTGAGCCACCTGCGGAATAAGCTCATCGCCACCAAGCGGCCCGAGGAGATCCGAGGTGGCGGCCTGCTGAAATACTGCAATCTGCTGGTGCGGGACTTCCGGCCTGCCAGCGAGGAGGAGTTCAAGGGACTGGAGCGGTACATGTGTTCACGCTTCTTCATTGACTTCCCCGACATCGGAGAGCAGCAGCGTAAAGTGGAGGCCTACCTCCAGAGCCACTTTATAGGCGAGGAGAAGAGCAAGTACGACTACCTCATGATCCTGCGGCGAGTGGTCAACGAGAGCACCGTGTGCCTCATGGGCCACGAGCGCCGGCAGACCCTCCACCTCATCTCGCTGATGGCCTTCCGAGTGTTGGCGGAGCAGAACGCCATCCCCGATGCATCCTGCGTCACCTGCTACTACCAGCCGGCGCCATATGTCCGAGACCACAACTTCAGCAACTACTATGTGGCCAACCAGAACATTCCAACATGGCTGCCATGTAACTGA